The proteins below are encoded in one region of Vicingaceae bacterium:
- the gdhA gene encoding glutamate dehydrogenase: MSVAKSLKSKINDFLNYVEKRNPNEPEFLQAVKEVAETIIPFIEENPQYKDKMLLERMVEPERVVMFRVPWVDDKGNIHVNRGFRVQMNSAIGPYKGGIRFHPSVNLSKMKFLAFEQTFKNALTTLPLGGGKGGSDFDPRGRSELEIMRFCYSFMNELYRHIGPDSDVPAGDIGVGIREIGFMFAQYKKITNNFHGVFTGKGLSWGGSLIRPEATGFGAVYFAREVMKFHGEDIAGKTVAVSGFGNVAWGVVQKLNEVGAKVLTISGPDGFVYDKDGIKGEEKIEFMREMRASNRDRVKDFADKFGVEFYPNKRPWVVKCDIAMPCATENELNLEDAKELVKNKVKFVCEVANMPTTYDAYKYLTENNVIFVPGKAANAGGVAVSGLEMTQNAMHLSWSREEVDTRLKDIMSNIHFVCVMHGKEKKNINYVKGANIAGFIKVADAMLDQGVV; encoded by the coding sequence ATGAGTGTTGCGAAATCATTAAAAAGTAAAATCAATGATTTTTTAAATTATGTGGAGAAAAGAAATCCCAATGAACCTGAGTTTCTACAGGCAGTTAAAGAAGTAGCCGAAACAATCATTCCGTTCATTGAAGAAAATCCGCAATATAAAGATAAAATGTTGTTGGAACGCATGGTCGAACCTGAAAGGGTGGTAATGTTCAGAGTACCATGGGTCGACGATAAGGGCAACATTCATGTCAACAGGGGTTTCCGTGTGCAAATGAACAGTGCCATTGGTCCTTATAAAGGAGGCATTCGTTTCCATCCTTCTGTCAATCTCAGTAAAATGAAGTTTCTTGCATTTGAACAAACTTTTAAAAATGCTTTGACCACCCTGCCCCTCGGAGGCGGAAAAGGTGGTTCGGATTTTGACCCTCGCGGAAGGTCAGAATTGGAAATAATGCGTTTTTGCTATAGCTTTATGAACGAGCTCTATCGCCATATTGGTCCGGACTCTGATGTACCGGCAGGAGATATTGGTGTGGGCATCAGAGAAATCGGATTTATGTTTGCCCAGTACAAAAAAATAACCAACAATTTCCATGGAGTATTCACCGGCAAGGGGCTTTCGTGGGGTGGTTCTTTAATCAGGCCTGAAGCAACAGGATTTGGTGCTGTTTATTTTGCCCGTGAAGTAATGAAATTTCATGGAGAAGACATTGCCGGAAAAACTGTTGCCGTGAGTGGTTTTGGAAATGTGGCTTGGGGTGTGGTTCAAAAACTCAATGAAGTAGGGGCCAAAGTATTAACTATCTCCGGTCCCGACGGGTTTGTCTATGACAAAGACGGCATCAAAGGCGAAGAAAAAATCGAATTTATGCGCGAAATGCGTGCCAGTAACCGTGACCGCGTGAAGGATTTTGCCGATAAGTTTGGCGTGGAGTTTTATCCTAACAAACGCCCCTGGGTTGTTAAATGTGATATTGCCATGCCTTGTGCCACCGAAAATGAGTTAAATCTGGAAGACGCCAAAGAATTGGTAAAAAACAAAGTAAAATTTGTATGTGAGGTTGCCAATATGCCTACTACATACGATGCATATAAATATTTAACCGAAAATAATGTGATTTTTGTGCCCGGCAAAGCTGCCAATGCAGGAGGCGTGGCTGTGAGTGGTCTTGAGATGACCCAAAATGCCATGCATCTCTCGTGGTCAAGAGAAGAGGTGGACACACGTTTAAAAGACATTATGTCAAATATTCACTTTGTGTGTGTGATGCATGGAAAAGAAAAGAAAAATATAAACTACGTGAAAGGTGCCAACATAGCCGGGTTTATTAAAGTAGCCGATGCAATGCTTGACCAGGGCGTGGTCTAA
- a CDS encoding UPF0102 protein, with the protein MAIHNDTGKLGEQLAEKYLEEKGFIILEKNFRYKNKEIDIIALKENLLVFIEVKTRTGQWQQPAELISNKKENLLIEAAQKYYEISGRQEEYRFDLVYIYIASPETFEIRHFEDCFRG; encoded by the coding sequence ATGGCCATTCATAATGATACAGGAAAACTGGGTGAACAATTGGCAGAAAAATATTTGGAAGAGAAAGGATTTATCATTCTTGAAAAGAATTTCAGGTATAAAAATAAGGAGATTGATATTATTGCTTTGAAGGAAAATCTTTTAGTATTTATTGAAGTCAAAACCAGGACGGGCCAATGGCAACAGCCTGCCGAATTGATTTCAAACAAAAAAGAAAACCTCTTGATCGAAGCAGCACAAAAATATTATGAAATCAGTGGTAGGCAAGAAGAATACCGTTTTGACCTGGTCTATATCTATATTGCTTCCCCGGAAACATTTGAAATACGTCATTTTGAAGATTGTTTCAGAGGATAA
- a CDS encoding peptidase S66, which produces MKFPVIPPFLKPGDTIKILSTARKISYEELKPSIALFESWGLNVKTGKTIDAQYNQFAGDDHFRSRDFQEALDDPDVKAIVCGRGGYGTARMIDLVDFSKFRDRPKWIVGFSDVTVLHSHILTNCGVATIHACMPIQIYLGTHQNSTESLRRALFGETLEIQYKIPDSLKPYAKPGKAEAMIAGGNLSILYSLSGTPSQLPPMDMILFLEDLDEYLYHIDRMMNNLYRSGQLDRLQGLIIGGFTSMKDNEIPFGQESEEIIFGYVKEKNIPVAPGFPAGHTFENVALILGHSAILEVDEEKVVLKQNYHGHS; this is translated from the coding sequence TTGAAATTTCCTGTCATTCCTCCCTTTTTAAAACCGGGGGACACAATCAAAATATTGTCTACGGCACGTAAGATTTCCTATGAAGAATTAAAGCCATCGATAGCATTGTTTGAAAGCTGGGGTTTAAATGTGAAAACAGGCAAAACTATCGATGCGCAATACAATCAGTTTGCGGGCGACGATCATTTCCGTTCACGTGATTTTCAAGAAGCATTGGATGACCCTGACGTCAAGGCCATTGTTTGCGGCCGGGGAGGATACGGCACAGCCCGAATGATTGATTTGGTCGACTTTTCAAAATTTCGCGATCGTCCTAAGTGGATTGTCGGATTTAGTGATGTTACCGTATTGCATTCCCATATATTGACCAACTGCGGGGTAGCTACTATTCATGCATGCATGCCCATTCAAATTTACCTGGGAACCCATCAAAATTCCACAGAAAGTTTGCGAAGAGCATTATTTGGTGAAACCCTTGAAATTCAATACAAGATTCCTGATTCGTTGAAACCATACGCCAAACCGGGCAAAGCAGAAGCGATGATAGCCGGAGGCAATTTATCCATTTTGTATTCGTTGAGTGGAACGCCCTCACAATTACCTCCGATGGACATGATTTTGTTTTTGGAAGATTTGGATGAGTACCTTTATCATATTGATAGAATGATGAACAACTTATACCGTAGCGGTCAATTGGATCGGTTGCAGGGACTCATCATCGGAGGTTTTACTTCTATGAAAGACAATGAAATTCCTTTTGGACAGGAATCCGAAGAAATTATATTTGGTTATGTGAAGGAAAAAAATATTCCTGTGGCACCCGGATTTCCGGCAGGTCACACATTTGAAAATGTGGCATTGATACTCGGTCACTCAGCAATACTTGAAGTAGACGAAGAAAAAGTGGTATTAAAACAAAACTATCATGGCCATTCATAA
- the frr gene encoding ribosome-recycling factor: MEDLDIIIEAAKEQMEKAIQHLQHELVKIRAGKANPMMLDGILVEYYGAMTPLNQVSNINTPDARTIMIQPWEKKMLEPIQKAILNSNIGLTPQNNGEVVILNIPPLTEERRKQLVKQAKAEGEHAKIAIRNARKEANDEIKKMQKEGLPEDLCKDAEENVQKLTDEFIAKVDKLIEIKEKEILTV, from the coding sequence ATGGAAGATTTAGATATTATTATTGAAGCGGCCAAAGAACAAATGGAAAAAGCCATACAGCACCTTCAACACGAGCTGGTGAAAATTCGTGCAGGAAAAGCCAATCCCATGATGTTGGACGGGATTCTGGTGGAATATTATGGAGCCATGACACCATTGAATCAAGTGTCAAACATCAATACGCCCGATGCACGAACCATCATGATTCAGCCATGGGAAAAGAAAATGCTGGAACCCATTCAAAAAGCCATTCTTAATTCCAACATAGGGTTAACCCCTCAAAACAACGGCGAAGTGGTGATTTTGAATATTCCACCATTGACTGAAGAAAGACGTAAACAGTTGGTCAAACAAGCCAAGGCAGAGGGCGAACATGCTAAAATAGCTATCCGCAATGCCCGTAAGGAAGCCAACGATGAAATAAAAAAAATGCAAAAAGAAGGGCTGCCTGAAGATCTATGCAAAGATGCCGAAGAAAATGTACAAAAATTGACAGATGAATTTATTGCCAAGGTAGATAAACTGATAGAAATAAAAGAAAAAGAGATATTAACCGTATAA